From Paenibacillus sp. PvR098:
AGCTTTTTTAGATCGTGGAAAAGCATACAGAGGGACATTTCATTTCGAGCATACGCGAGAAGGACTCGAGATCTTGCTTCAAGTTATTCGGGACGTCGAGCATGCATCTGGACATCGTCCTACGCTGATTCTCGAAGCAACCGGACACTACCAAAGCCCCGTCGTTCAGTTCCTCGAGGAGCATCACTATTTATTCATTGTTATCAATCCGCTCATTTCAAATCGGCTTAGAAAATCCAATCTTCGTAAAGTAAAAACGGATGCTGCTGATGCTTATCTTTTGGGTAAGCTTCACTATAGAGAAGAGTTTGAACCTTTCAAAAAAAGGGGCGTTCAGCTGCTTAATCTGCGCTATCTGACGCGGCAGTATGAGGCCTTTTCAAAGATGTGTGTGCAAACAAAACTGCAATTTCAGGCTGTCTTGGATCAAGTTTTCCCTGCATATAAAGGCGTCTTTGGGGCTATCTATTCTAGTGTTTCACTACGTTTTTTAAACGAGTTTCCAACATCACATTCGGTTTTGCAAACTGACACAACAACGCTTAAATCCAAATCCAGTCGATTCCCGGTATTGGACCTAAAATTGCTGCAACAATTTTATCGGAAATTGGAGAAGTCGACCGATTTGATCATCCAAAGAAACTAGTAGCCTTTGCTGGCATTGATCCCAGTGTTTTTGCTTCAGGTAAGTTCACCGCAACTCGAAATCGAATCACCAAACATGGTTCCCGGCAGCTTAGATATGCCCTGATTATGGCCGTACAGTGTGGCCTAATCCGTACTCGTAATACTCGAATTAAAGACTTCTATGACCGCAAAAGAGCCGAAGGAAAGCCTCACAAAGTGACCCTAGTAGCGTGTGCGAACAAGCTGGTTCATTGGCTATATGCCATTTTAATAAGCAAGAAATCCTTCCGTCCAGCATAACAAAAAGTTAGTGGTATAACCTTCCAATGCGTTTCAAATTGGGAGGTTGTTTGGCATGCTTATTTTTCACTTAGAAAATTAATCCAAAATGTTAAATTTGAACATCATGGTAACCCTATTCCAATAACGATTAGTATAGGGATAACAGAGTACACTGAAGAATCATTAGAACATTTAATTGAAAAGGCTGACCAGGCACTATATCAAGCCAAAGCGAATGGTCGAAATCATGTTGTTACATTTTAGCCATCATCAGTGATGGCTTTTTTATTTTATTTCGATTCTAGTAATAAAACTAAGCAGTATAAAACATAACGGCAGCCTGGGACTGTGATAATAAAGTCCTAGACTACCGTTCCACTTATTGATCTATCGTTTCCCGATTAATGACTGATCACACATGTTACCCAAAAGCCAGTTTTGCGAAGAAATGAAAAATAGGATCTGCTTGTCGAATCTGCTTTTTGTTTGTTCAATTTTATTTATTAATACGCCATGGCTACAAAAACACGTCGTCTCTAAAAAATGCTTTTATATAAATGATTCAGCTAACATTCGCTTTATTTATCCGAGCTCCGTTTCCACATTCTGTTCCACTGATTTTGGTGATTTATTGACAAGGATTTGATAGGTAATTGCGACTACCCATAACAATAGAAAAACTCCGTATACAAGGGCGGTATTTAATTGAAGTCCGGTGGATTGGATCAACGTTCTTAAGTTCGTAAGGATGATTAACCCGCCGACTAACACACCAAGCATATAGGACGGAATCACTTTTACTAGATAAGCTGCGATTGGTGCAGCCACTACACCGCCGATTACAAAAGCTGCTACCCAAATCAAATTGAACTGCTCCCAGCCCAAAAATAATAAGAATCCAAGCGTAGCGGATACTGCGATTGCAAACTCGCTTGTTGCCACCGTTCCGACGACTTTTCTTGGAGATGCTCCTTTTTTGGCCAAAAGGGCAGGTGTTGTAATCGGCCCCCAGCCTCCGCCGCCTACTGCATCGAAAAAGCCTCCAACCAGACCTAGAGGTATTAGAAACTTTTTGGCATATTTCGGCATAGCGGCATTTTCGGAGGTTTGTATATTCCCAAGAAAACGGAAAAGAATGTACACACCCAGAAGCGTTAACATGACGGCGATAAACGGTTTAACGGTATCGCCAGGAATGCTGCTCAAAAACGCTGCTCCGACAAATGCGCTAATGGAACCCGGCACGACAAGTTTCAATAGAATCGAGCGGTCAACATTTTTGAAATACAAATGCGAGGCTCCGGAGGCAGCCGTGGTACCGATTTCCGCCATGTGGATGGATGCAGAAGCAATAGCAGGCGCGACACCAAAGAAGAGAAGCAAGGAAGCGGAAGTAGCTCCAAATCCCATGCCTAATGACCCATCGACCAACTGTGCAAAAAAACCAATAATTGAGAAGATAATAAGTTTTCTCATAAGACAACCCCGCTTTCAATCCCGAGTAAATCTATGTGATTAATTATAAATACTTCTGATACGGATGTAAAGGATAATTTATAATGGTTTGTCCTTGTCCTCAAATGTTTAGCAGCTTTCGGGAACGAAACCTGTCGTCGTTTTGGAAGCAACCGGCCATTATCATCGAGGGGTGGTTGCCTATGCTGGACTTGATTCTGGTGTCTACAGTAATGAAGGATTATTTGTGATGCCTAAAAGCACTATAGCAGCATTTTACTCATTAACCAAGCTTCAGGTGCTTGACAAACATCAGCTGGTTTTCACTCTCGATGCTAATTATTCCTTCACACGAATATTCCTATAGGTGTAAATTTAGATGGAAAGGAGATATGTTATATGGGCGTGAACATGACAACTTTGAGTGCGCTTGCCGAGCCCAACCGATTCCACATTGTCGAGCTTTTGCGTGACGGTCCCCTCACTGTAGGAGAAATAGCCGAACGACTTGGGCTCCGTCAGCCGCAGGTATCTAAACATCTACGTGTACTTAGTGATTCCGGGCTCGTTGAGGTGCATCCAAGCGCGAATCGCCGCATCTATAAATTGCGGCCACAGCCCTTCTTAGAACTGGACGAGTGGATTGATTCCTTTCGAACCATTTGGGAGGATAGATTCGACCGCTTGGACGATTTTTTACGTGAGTTGCAAGGAAAGTAACAACGGGGATACGGCATAGTAGCTTAGCTGGGAGTAATTGTACAACTACATAATTTATTATTTAGGAGGAAAATGAATTGACGACAAACAAAATGATATCGAAAGTAGAAGATAATGTTCTGGTACTGGAGCGCGTTTTCGATGCACCTCGTGAGCTCGTTTTTAAAGCTTTTTCGGAAGTTGAACACTTAAAGCGCTGGTTTGGGCCGAAAGGTTGGTCACTATCGGTTAGCAAGTTTGAGTTCCTTGAGGGAATGCCGGAGACGTTGATCACGCTGACCTTCGTCCAACATGAGGGCAAGACGAAACTGATCAACCACGCTGAGTACGCATCGGCCGATGCACTCAAGACCGTAATGGATATGGGAATGCTCGAAGGTATAACCGCGACTTGGGACAGTCTGGAGGAATTTCTGGAAGAAATGAAGTAATTCCGTCGTCGTGTGCAAAATGTATTTGTCTGCTTCAGAAGCCAGCTCCAACTTAACCCAATAGTTAACTTTCTCAAAAAACAGCCCCTCCTGTTATCGGAACGAGGCTGCCGATTCTTAATCGCGGCAGCCTCGTGGCGTTAGGTTGGTTATGCTCTTGTTATCCATTTGTTCCCTTATTACCACTAAATAAAACCAACGGCCCCAGTATCGGTTATGACATTTTATTAAATCATCAGAAGCTCGCGAATTTCATCCTCAGACAAGGTAGATAAACCGTCTTGGCCCGGCTCTATCACTTCATCAATCAAGTTCTTTTTTTTCTGCTGGAGCTCATACATCTTGTCTTCCACAGTCCCTTGGGTGACCAGACGGATCACTTGGACTACGTTCTTCTGCCCAATCCGATGTGCTCGGTCCGCCGCCTGTTGTTCCACTGCAGGATTCCACCAAAGATCATACAAGATCACGGTGTCCGCTCCGGTCAGGTTCAGTCCGGTGCCCCCGGCCTTTAATGATAGAAGAAATACATCTCGCTCACCTTCGTTAAATCTATTACACAATTCAACACGTTCGGGAGCAGGGGTTTGCCCGTCCAAGTAGAAATACGGCACACCCTGATAACCAAGTTCGCGTCCGATAATGCCGAGCATTTCAGTGAATTGCGAGAAAACGAGTATCCGCTTCCCCGTGCTTCGGCACTCCTCAACCATCTCCATCAGCTGATCGAATTTGGCCGAGCTTCCTGCATAGCCCTCCACGAACAAGGCCGGGTGGCAGCACAGCTGGCGCAGTCGGGTTAAACCGGCCAATATTTTGATTCGGTTTTTGTTAAAGCCGTCCGTATTCAAATGTTTCAATGTTTCCTGCTGCAGTTTAGCCAAATAGGCCACATACAGCTTCTTCTGGTCCGGTAAAAGCCGGGAAGCTTGCAAAGACTCGATCTTCTCCGGCAACTCCTTCAATACATCAGTTTTGAGTCGGCGAAGCAGAAATGGACGGATCCGTTTGGCCACAGCTTCCCTGGTTAATTCACCAAAAGCCCTTCTGCCCGGAAAGAGTCCGGGCAACACAACATCGAAAATAGACCTGAGTTCCTCAAGTGAGTTTTCCACAGGAGTTCCTGTGAGGGCGAAGCGGTGCCGGGCCCTCAATGCCTTTACCGCTTGTGCCGTTTGCGTGTTATGGTTCTTGAATGCCTGAGCCTCATCCAAGATGAGTGTATGGAATGATAAAGCGGCATAATGTGCAAAATCTCTGCGCAAAAGCGGGTAAGAGGTGATGATCACGTCTACCTGGGATACATCATGCAGAGCACCGCCCCGCTCCTCTCTACTGCCATCGGCAATCACTACTCGAATTTCCGGTGCGAATTTCTTAAGCTCATTGTTCCAGTTATACATGAGAGAGGAAGGCGATACGATCATGGCCGGCACTCCCACACCTCGAATTTCAGGCAGCACAGAAACCAGAAAAGCGATACTTTGGATCGTCTTGCCTAGACCCATCTCATCTGCCAAGATGCCGCCGAAACGGTAGTGGGCAAGTGTCTTCAGCCACTGGAAACCGTACTTCTGGTAATCCCGGAGTGTACGGGCGAGATCATCAGGAATCGGGAATTCCAGATGGTCCGGATTGCGCATGTTTTCCAAGAGTCGGCGAAACGATTTACCTAAACTGACGGTGTTCCCCATTTGAAGGGTATCTATCAAATGGAGTCCGTGAACCACCGGAAGACGAAATTTTGTCCCCTTTACATCACTCTTGTGAATACCTATATCATCTAGAAAATGGATCATTTCCTGAAACTCGGAACTTTCCAGTGGTAATAATGCTCCGCTTGGCAGCCGATGGTATCTACGTCTCTCTTCGAGTGATGTAATGAGATTACGTATCTCTAATTCGGGAATTCCTTCAATCTCAAACTGGAGTTCCAACCAATCGGTTCGTTCATCTACATCGACCCTTACCTTCGGGTGGACATGTCCAATGTGCAGTTTGGATTTTACCGCTGATGTTGCAAATACCTGTACTAGCTTCTCCAGCTGTGGAACCACATGGTACAGAAAATGGTATTCCTCATCTTCGTCAGACAAAAAATATCCACCATCCGTCTTAATGAAGGGATTTTGTTCTATAAGTTCCAGAATTTGTCGCTCCTGATCCCTGTCCCGCAAGAGTAGTCGGCCCTCGACGCCTTTTTGCCCACTTGCTTCTAATGGATTGATGACTATATCGCCATATTGAAACTCCAATCCGGCAAGCAGCCGATCTTTCACCCGATCCAAGAATAGGTTGGCTTTTAGCGGTGTTTGCACCATTCGATCTGAAACAGCTTGGGCGATGCTGACTCTGCCCAGCTTCATCAGACCAGGGATTACCTTTTCCATAAAAGGTTCTACTTGCTCCGGCATGATGTATACTTGGTGTTTACGAGACCCATCGAATATTTGCTTTAATTCCAAAAGACGCTTGTACTGATCCGTTGTTGGTTTCAGCAGCTTCCCTTCAGTAATGACAACTCCGTAGGGCTCCATAACTGTGATTCTATCTAGACCTTGTACGTCCAATTGATAGCCTTCTGCCTGTCTCATTGATTGGTCGAACGCAAAGACGAGCGGGATTGGTTCGTCCGATATACAGATCCCATGAAATGTGCTATCACTGTGCACAAGTTTTACCGATGGAGCGTTAGTAAGCAATGAAAGAAGGTCTTCCCATGAGGCAGGGTGAATCATAAGCAACCGATCGGAATCATGTCTTTCTACTTCATTATATAAGGGTTCATTGTCAACGATTTGGATTAACAATTGAATGATCGCATCATTTTCTTTTTGAAAGCTGTGGAGCTTTGGATCGTAAGTGAATTGCTTGGAGATCACACAGGATTCTCTCTTATCTATTTGGTTGAGAAATTGCCTTACATTCTGTACGATATACAATCGTTTAGCTCCAACCTTTATTTCAATACCGAACAGGTACTTCTTATCATTGTAAGGAACCGGCTTGCAGATGAATTCCACATCCAGAATCTCCCTTGAGTCGAAGAAAGGCCGGGCACTGGTTGGACGCAGCGGTTTGTGGTCAAATAGCTCCAGCATTCTGCTCGTCAGTTCCATATCTTCCGAAAACTTAGAAGGTCTGGAATGGGAACCTGTCGGTGATCCATTAACAATCCCAAAATCATTCATATTCAAGAGGACGGCGGCGATATGTTTACAGTATTGGTCGTCAGGATGAAACACGGGACAGGAACATATGGCATCGAGCTCCTCCCGCGAGTAATCCACGGAAACTTGAATGATTGCCTTTTCTCCTTCGATCGTCGCCTCGTAGATTGATGTTTCGGGATCTTCCCTAGTAAAGGTTACTTTGCCAGCTTGGTAGATGGCTTCGCCATCTTCATAAGAGAATCGGCCGCACAACAATCTAATGACCTGATCATTCAATTGAAAGCTCATTACTTCAATCCTTCCTTTTGAATTCACATCAGATGTCCGGAAAGGTTTATTTTCATATGTTAACATAAATCCACAGAAACGCCATGCTGAAAGGCCGCCAGGCGTTATACATCGGCAGCCTTGACTCTGTTATTCTACTCTCGTTCCCTGGTAGTTAATGCAACAAAGAGCAGAACGCATTAAGCGAACTGCTCTTTATGGAAGTTGATTCAGTGAGTATATTAAAAACGGTTTTTTTCCCGCTAGCTTAATAATAAGTATTTAACAATTGTTCCGTTAGCCTAACAAAGGAAAATCAACACTAAGCTTTAACAGAGCCTTTTACAATTGGGGCGAATACCCCACAACAGATATTTCGGCTAACTCTCTTGTATTCACGAACCGTCATCATCTTAAAGCCCAAGGGGCTCGGCGCGACCGCTCTTAGGTGATGCAGGGTTGTCCGCTAATTCCACTTCCTCGTAAATGCTCCATGCGAACCAAGGGAGCGTCAGCTGCCGCTGCGTAAATGCGGTGTTATAGGATGTAGCGACACAATCATACCCAAAAACAAACGGCAGGCCGTACCCAAGTGGTTTAGCTGCCGTTTTGGTAGTTAACTATTTTGCGAAGCTCCTTTGGGTGCCACAACGTTTGCAATGACGTTCCTCCGGCGGTAAAGCCGTTCTCACTGAATTTACTGATGTCGCCGCGCCGTTAGACCTCTAGTTCGCAATTCGGCTATGCATTCCCACAGCTAAAAGTCGATTCTTAACGTTAAACGTGGGCGTCAGGAGCCTTGTCCGCTACAAGATTCAAGACGATGTTATGCTCAAGAAGCGCCTTTAGCCCGCAGAGTACCATCGTGTATCCTCCCATTGCGTCAATGGCTTGATTTACGATATCATCTCCATTTCCTGTAAACCCTGAGTTTGTAATCGTGACAAAGGTCTCGTTATCTGTTCGAGGAGTAAATATCCACTCGACCCTGGTACTGTCCGACGATTCGATCTGAATTCGCTTGTTTTGCTCGATTTCTTTTACATGAACGTCATCAGAAACGCCGTACATCTCCCAATCCCACCGGACATGCCTTCCCGCTTCTAATCTTCCGCTGCTTTTGGTGAACCAGAATTTTGTAGTAATTGCCGGGTCGATAAAAGCTTCAAACACTTCTTCAACTGATCTGTGAATAAGCATTTCTGCTTTTACAACTGGTATATGATTAAGGGTTGCCATCTTGATTACTCCTTTCATCGTTCAAGGTTCCTTAAATCATAGATATACATATACTATGATTTCTTATTATTTGCTCATTTATGACCTCGGATATACCAAACTAACTTATTCAACACCATTTTTTAAAAATCCATGTTCCACCTTATGTTAAAACAAGCGCATCTTCCTAATTTAACCACATTCCCTGAAGTTATCTCCATAATGAAGACGCATATTGAATTTGCTTTAAAGATGAATAGGATTGACCTGCATTGCCCCTTTTTTTCGTTAAGCACTAAATGTTGCGGTTTCGCGAACAAATAATTGCGGCCTCTCGCAAAAACTTTTCGTTGCGCAACTTAGATCGTATTATTATACTTGGTTTTGTTTTCAAATAAGAAATGAGAGGGAAAATCATTCAATGAATAAGATCAGAGGGAAAATTTTGCTCGGCTTCGCGATCGTGTTGGCCGTTTTTATTGGCATGTCAGCAGTTACGCTTTCAAACGTAGGGAATATGAATCAACTCACGAACCAATTGACATCAGTAGATTCTGTGCAATTGGAACATATGCAAACGATGCGTTTCAACATGGCGGAGCGCTTGGCCGTTACGCGTGGTTATTTGCTGTACGGCGATGCAACGCTGAAAGACAAATTTTATGACTACACAAAGCAGAGCCAGGACTTAGAAGGTAAAATATTAGCTCTTATGGCCGGAAATGATAAAGAACACATTGTAAAAGAAGTGGTGGACAAAAGCATAGCATGGGGAAATGCCGTTGACCGGGATGTTATCCAAGTGTATGAAAAGGGCGACAGGGAAAAAGCCCTTGAAGCAATGGCTCAAAACCGAAAAACGGCTGAGGATATTATGGGAACTTTGCAAGAACTGGTTATGTCCATTCAAGAAATTGCCACAGAATCGGGACAACAAGCTGTAAAAAAAGGCGAATCGCTAAATGTGATTGTCCTGATTAGCAGTGGTGCCGTCATTATAATCGGTATTCTGATTGCGCTGTTTTTGTCCAAGATGATCGTAAGGCCTATCCTAATTGTAACCGAAAAATTAAATGAATTCGCCAGCAACGGTGGGGATCTTACCAATCGAATCCATGTTGCGAGTAAAGACGAGATTGGAGACCTGGCTCAATCGTTCAATGCATTAATAGAAAGCTTTAGGCAAATGATTGAAAACATTAGCGACAATGCAAGCCAAGTCGCCGCAGCTTCTCAGCAAATTTCGGCTAGCAGCGAAGAGATAGCTAGCGGCACTACAAGTCAGGCCAATGACGTTCAAACCATGAGTGAACTTTTCAAGGAATTATCTGCAGCCATCAATTTGGTAGCCATCAGTGCTGAGCAGGCAGCAGAACTTTCTAGTAATACGTTAGCTATTGCAAACGACGGGGGTACAGTGATTCGTTCGTCTATTGACGGTATGAACCAGGTCAACCAACAAATGTCCAAGCTCGAAGAAGACTCGAACAAAATTGGTGAAATTATCGAAGTGATTGACGATATCTCTGAACAGACCAACCTTCTGGCATTGAACGCTGCTATCGAAGCCGCACGTGCCGGAGAGCAGGGAAGGGGCTTTGCGGTGGTCGCGGATGAAGTTAGAAAGCTTGCCGAGCGCAGCGGTGAAGCTACCAAGCAGATAACTGGAATTATTAAAGGCATGCAGGAAAATACAAAGCAGAGCGTAATAGCTGTCGGGGAAGGTGTTTTCACCTCGCAACAAACCGGTACGGCTTTTGAGAAAATCATTGCCGTGGTAAATGACTCTGCACAAAAGGTAACGGAAATCGCCGCCGCAAGTGAACAGCAGGCAGCGCAATCCTCGGAAGTACTTGTTTCAATCGAAAATATTTCCGCAGCTACAGAAGAAGCGGCGGCTAGTAGCCAGGAAACAGCGGCTACAGCTCAGTCCCTCGCCAAACTTGCAGAAGATTTGAATCATATGGTATCCAATTTTAAAGTTAAGTGAAAAAGCTCGTTCCGGTCATCATTCTTCGAAACTTATTTAGCCTTCCGGAACAGAAACAATCCAACTCTACTCGAATCGTGGTCGTGAATCATTAGGATGATACTGTTGGTATATCGAGTTAGTAAAGTCGCCAACCTCCTCTGATATTCATCCTCCGCCGGACGTGTCGGTGGGATAGACGGTAACTTTTTTGTCGGTATTCCTTTACAGAAGAGGATCTGGTCGGCATTTTATAACTTGATGAAGTGCTGCTTCATGCAGGGCAACGACGGCGTTTTTTACCTTTTCCGTCTACGGGCAGCCTGGATGAAATTGGCACACAAATAGTAAACGACAAACAAGCTTGGCACGTTACGACAAGCTTGTTTGTGCATTAAACCGCCCGTTATTTAAACAAGACTTATGAAAAATAGATGTTCATAACTCTTTCAAGCAATTTAATTACTTTGCTTTCTTTCAATTTATATAAATCCTCTATTGTTTCGTTTGGGTCTGTCAATAATTTTGTGTAAACTCATTTAGATGGTGTTCCCCCGGTGGGGGAAATCACCCCTTTAACGTAAATGTTGCCCTACCCGATCCGGAAAGAATACAGACAGCTGGAGCAGCATTTGTCCCCAGTTCTGTACGCGTCCCGTCCATTTGCGGACGACGTCCATCGTTGAGAGATACAGCATCTTGAGAAGGGCTTCATCGGAAGGAAAGATACTTTTTCCTTTCGTCACTTTGCGAAGCTGACGGTGGTAGCTCTCGATGATGTTCGTCGTGTAGATGAGTTTACGAATCTCAGGCGGGTACTTAAAGAAGGTCGCCAGCTCATCCCAATGATTACGCCAGGAACGGATAATGAGCGGATACTTCGTTCCCCAGATTTCCTCGAACCGATCGAGCTCAGCTAAGCTGCTTCTTCCGTTGTTGCCTTGTAAATGGGCTTCAGGTCGGCCGTTACTTTCTTGAGATCTTTGTAGGAGACATATCGAGTCGAATTGCGAATCTGATGGATGATACACTTCTGAATTTCCGTCTGTGGGTAGCAGGCGGAAATGGCCTGAGAGAAGCCTGTTAGGTTGTTGACACAGGTGATGAGGATATCTTGAACACCGCGGTTTTTCAGCTCATTCAGCACACTAAGCCAGAATTTGGCGGACTCATTCTCGCCAATCCACATGCCTAGGACATCCTTGTTTCCATCCAAATCGATCCCAATCACCATGTACGCAGCTTTGTTCACAATAGCCCCGTCTTGCTTCACTTTAAAGTGAATGGCATCCAAAAATACGACCGAGTATACGCCCTGCAACGGCCGACTCTGCCACTCTTTAATGAGGGGGACAATCTTGTTGGTCACATTCGACTGATGCTTCTTCACGACCAAGGGTTCAAACTCCCCCTGACGGTCACGAGGAATGATAATCTCCTGATCTCCATATTCACTGGTAACCGTTTTACGACTCTTTCCGTTACGGCTATTCGTGGTCTATTTACTCTTCACATCGTGCTTGTCGTAACCTAAATGCGTATCCATTTCCGCTTCCAGCATTTCTTGAATCGTCTCGGCAAACAGATCCTTCAAGGCATTCTGCTCATCTTGTGCCGTTACCAGTTTATTCTCTCTGATAACTGGCGCAGTTGTTCCTTTGTCCATAAACCCATGTGTAATCCCCAACCTTTCTATTACCTTTATTTTAATAGAATTAGGAGTTTACACAAAGTATTTTACAGACTCTTGAGATTCAATCATTATCTCATCCTTTCAATTGCAATGATTTCACATAACGTTCTTGTATTCACGAACCCGAGAACCTTAGGGCAGCTATAGCTGCCGGCCGCGACGCGGTTAGGTTCGCAGGGTTGTCTGCCTGATTCCACTTCCCGAAGTGCCTCGGGCAGACCAAGGACCATCAGGTCCGCAGCGTGAATATGGTGTTATCTGATGCCGGTGCCTTCTTGAAATACCTACAAAAACTTTATTCCGTCTTCATTCTTTAGTTATGTCTTAAAAATTTTATAATGGTTATAATTAGATTCTGAAGGGAGTTGTTCCTAATGGCAATTAGCAAAGATCGAATTAATGACCTCATTAATCGCTTATCTGACAAGGATCTTGAGTTGGTTACTGATTTAATGGAACGTCTTACTCAACACAATAAAAGAGAAATTCCGATTGATGATGAACCTACTACTCAAGATGACCTAAATGCCATTAAAGCCGCTCATGAAGCTTTAAAAAAAGGAGAACTAATAAACCTTAAGGATATTGAACATGAATTACGAAGTTAAATTCTATAAAGATGCCCTTAAAAGTATCCAAAAGCTTGACAAACCAATCCGAAACAGAATCCTAGATCATATTAAAATACTGTCTGAAAATCCAAGAAACTCGAATTAGATATTAAGAAAATGCAAGGAACAGATAATCAGTTTCGCCTTCGGGTTGGTTCTTACCGTGTTGTATATTCATTGTTTAATGATTTAGTAGTTATTGTGATTATTAAAGTCGGTTCGCGTGGAGATGTATATAAGTCTTAGGGACACTTGTGACAGCAAGTGTCTTTATTTTTTATATCTTTGCACCGGTTTCAGATAACGTCTCTTGCATTCACGAACCCTCACCACCTTAACTCGTGAGGCTTAGATAGCTCTTATCTTAGCCTCACGGGTTTCCGGCCGCGATGCGGTTAGGTCGTGCAGGGTTGTCCGCTGAATTTGCTTCCTCGAAAATGCCTCCTGCGGACCAAGGGACGGCGTCAGCCGGCCCGATGCGTGAATGCGGTGTTATCTGAAGTAATCGTCTTCA
This genomic window contains:
- a CDS encoding metalloregulator ArsR/SmtB family transcription factor gives rise to the protein MGVNMTTLSALAEPNRFHIVELLRDGPLTVGEIAERLGLRQPQVSKHLRVLSDSGLVEVHPSANRRIYKLRPQPFLELDEWIDSFRTIWEDRFDRLDDFLRELQGK
- a CDS encoding diguanylate cyclase, with the translated sequence MTFQCVSNWEVVWHAYFSLRKLIQNVKFEHHGNPIPITISIGITEYTEESLEHLIEKADQALYQAKANGRNHVVTF
- a CDS encoding sulfite exporter TauE/SafE family protein — translated: MRKLIIFSIIGFFAQLVDGSLGMGFGATSASLLLFFGVAPAIASASIHMAEIGTTAASGASHLYFKNVDRSILLKLVVPGSISAFVGAAFLSSIPGDTVKPFIAVMLTLLGVYILFRFLGNIQTSENAAMPKYAKKFLIPLGLVGGFFDAVGGGGWGPITTPALLAKKGASPRKVVGTVATSEFAIAVSATLGFLLFLGWEQFNLIWVAAFVIGGVVAAPIAAYLVKVIPSYMLGVLVGGLIILTNLRTLIQSTGLQLNTALVYGVFLLLWVVAITYQILVNKSPKSVEQNVETELG
- a CDS encoding methyl-accepting chemotaxis protein, giving the protein MNKIRGKILLGFAIVLAVFIGMSAVTLSNVGNMNQLTNQLTSVDSVQLEHMQTMRFNMAERLAVTRGYLLYGDATLKDKFYDYTKQSQDLEGKILALMAGNDKEHIVKEVVDKSIAWGNAVDRDVIQVYEKGDREKALEAMAQNRKTAEDIMGTLQELVMSIQEIATESGQQAVKKGESLNVIVLISSGAVIIIGILIALFLSKMIVRPILIVTEKLNEFASNGGDLTNRIHVASKDEIGDLAQSFNALIESFRQMIENISDNASQVAAASQQISASSEEIASGTTSQANDVQTMSELFKELSAAINLVAISAEQAAELSSNTLAIANDGGTVIRSSIDGMNQVNQQMSKLEEDSNKIGEIIEVIDDISEQTNLLALNAAIEAARAGEQGRGFAVVADEVRKLAERSGEATKQITGIIKGMQENTKQSVIAVGEGVFTSQQTGTAFEKIIAVVNDSAQKVTEIAAASEQQAAQSSEVLVSIENISAATEEAAASSQETAATAQSLAKLAEDLNHMVSNFKVK
- a CDS encoding SRPBCC family protein; the protein is MATLNHIPVVKAEMLIHRSVEEVFEAFIDPAITTKFWFTKSSGRLEAGRHVRWDWEMYGVSDDVHVKEIEQNKRIQIESSDSTRVEWIFTPRTDNETFVTITNSGFTGNGDDIVNQAIDAMGGYTMVLCGLKALLEHNIVLNLVADKAPDAHV
- a CDS encoding SRPBCC domain-containing protein, which gives rise to MTTNKMISKVEDNVLVLERVFDAPRELVFKAFSEVEHLKRWFGPKGWSLSVSKFEFLEGMPETLITLTFVQHEGKTKLINHAEYASADALKTVMDMGMLEGITATWDSLEEFLEEMK
- a CDS encoding DEAD/DEAH box helicase → MSFQLNDQVIRLLCGRFSYEDGEAIYQAGKVTFTREDPETSIYEATIEGEKAIIQVSVDYSREELDAICSCPVFHPDDQYCKHIAAVLLNMNDFGIVNGSPTGSHSRPSKFSEDMELTSRMLELFDHKPLRPTSARPFFDSREILDVEFICKPVPYNDKKYLFGIEIKVGAKRLYIVQNVRQFLNQIDKRESCVISKQFTYDPKLHSFQKENDAIIQLLIQIVDNEPLYNEVERHDSDRLLMIHPASWEDLLSLLTNAPSVKLVHSDSTFHGICISDEPIPLVFAFDQSMRQAEGYQLDVQGLDRITVMEPYGVVITEGKLLKPTTDQYKRLLELKQIFDGSRKHQVYIMPEQVEPFMEKVIPGLMKLGRVSIAQAVSDRMVQTPLKANLFLDRVKDRLLAGLEFQYGDIVINPLEASGQKGVEGRLLLRDRDQERQILELIEQNPFIKTDGGYFLSDEDEEYHFLYHVVPQLEKLVQVFATSAVKSKLHIGHVHPKVRVDVDERTDWLELQFEIEGIPELEIRNLITSLEERRRYHRLPSGALLPLESSEFQEMIHFLDDIGIHKSDVKGTKFRLPVVHGLHLIDTLQMGNTVSLGKSFRRLLENMRNPDHLEFPIPDDLARTLRDYQKYGFQWLKTLAHYRFGGILADEMGLGKTIQSIAFLVSVLPEIRGVGVPAMIVSPSSLMYNWNNELKKFAPEIRVVIADGSREERGGALHDVSQVDVIITSYPLLRRDFAHYAALSFHTLILDEAQAFKNHNTQTAQAVKALRARHRFALTGTPVENSLEELRSIFDVVLPGLFPGRRAFGELTREAVAKRIRPFLLRRLKTDVLKELPEKIESLQASRLLPDQKKLYVAYLAKLQQETLKHLNTDGFNKNRIKILAGLTRLRQLCCHPALFVEGYAGSSAKFDQLMEMVEECRSTGKRILVFSQFTEMLGIIGRELGYQGVPYFYLDGQTPAPERVELCNRFNEGERDVFLLSLKAGGTGLNLTGADTVILYDLWWNPAVEQQAADRAHRIGQKNVVQVIRLVTQGTVEDKMYELQQKKKNLIDEVIEPGQDGLSTLSEDEIRELLMI